In Arthrobacter sp. CJ23, the genomic window TGCGGAAGCTCTCTCACCCATGGCGGCCCCGGCCCCCGCTGCCGCCCCCGGTTCGGGCCCGCTGACCGTGAACCACCTGCCCGACGGCGGTGTCAGCTTCACGGTCACAGGCGCCAACAACCGGGACTACTACACGGTCCGGGTCACCTGCGGGGATTACTCCACCACCCTCAATGTGGTGATCGGAGCGGACGGCACCGGCACCACCCAGGCCGTCTACCCGCCGTCGGGCAGCTGCACGGCCACGCTGGAAATCCCCAAGCAGATCAACCGCCCCCGCGTCCTGGCCACCATCACGTTAACGGTCTGAGCAACCCAGTTGGGGCCACGCGGGGGCGGGGATAATTCGTGATGGGTGGGATCATCGCGCAGAATGTGCTCATGACGAAAAGCAACGCGAGGCTTCCCCGGCTTGAGGATGTGGCGGAGCGGGCCGGGGTCTCCCACCAGACCGTCTCCCGCGTGATCAACAACCACCCGAACGTCAGCAAGGCCACGCGCGAGCGCGTCGAAGCGGCCATCGCCGAGCTTGGCTACCGGCGCAACACTGCGGCGCGGAGCCTGGTCACCCGCAGGTCGCAGACCATCGGCGTGCTGGGCAGCGAGTTGTCCCAGTATGGTCCCGCCAACACGCTGCTGGGAGTTGAGCAGGCCGCCCGCGACGCCGGTTATTTCGTCAGCATCGCGGCCCTGAAGACGGTGAGCCGGGAAGCGATTTTCGATGCCATAGGGCATTTCATGGACCAGTCCGTGGACGGGATTGTGGTGATCGTGCCGCATTCGGAGACACTCCTCGCCCTGGCTGAACTGCAACCCGGCGTGCCGGTGGTGGCCGTGGGGTCCCTGGGCAGCGGGACGGTCAGCGGAGCCATGGTGGACCAGCGGCGGGGCGCGGAGCTGGCCGTCGCGCACCTGATCGAGCAGGGCCACCGCCGGATCGGGCATGTGGCGGGGCCCCAGGACTGGATCGACGCCGTAGCCCGGGCAGAGGCGTGGAGTGCGGCGCTGCGCTCCGCCGGCCTGGATGACAGCCTGATGGTGGAAGGGGACTGGAGCGCCGGCAGCGGCTACGAGATCGGCCGCCGGCTCGCGGCGGAAAGGTCCGCCACCGCAATCTTCGTGGGCAACGACCAGATGTCCCTGGGCCTGCTGCGCGCCTTCAATGAGGCCGGCGTCCGCGTGCCGGAGGACGTCTCGGTGGTGGGCTTCGACGACCAGCCCGAGTCCGGCTACTTCACCCCGCCGCTCACCACTGTGCGCCAGGACTTCGAGGAGCTGGGCCGGCGTTGCATGGACCTGATGCTGGGCGCCATCGGGAACGGCGGGGACGTGAGCACCACGGTTGTGGAGCCTGAGCTCGTCATCCGCCGGAGCACCGCAGCCCCGGCCTGATCCACGTTCCCGGACCCTTCTTCATGGGTCCGTGCGTTTCCTGCTTCTCCAACGAAGGCACTTGACGCGGCAAGTTGTTAGCGCTCACAATGGTTCCAGGCCGCGAAACGGCGTGCTTATTACTTGGAGGATTCATGGACGTCGCAGCAGACGGCAGCGAAAACTATGTCATTGGGGTGGACTACGGCACCCTGTCCGGCCGGGCCGTGGTGGTCCGGGTCCGGGACGGCAAGGAACTCGGCAGCGGAGTGTTCGATTACCCGCACGCAGTGGTCACTGAAGCCCTCCCCTCGGGCCTTGCCGGCGTTGCCGAGGCGGATGCCGTCCGCCTTCCCGGGGAATGGGCGCTGCAGGTGCCCAATGACTACCGGGACGTCCTCCGCCATGCGGTCCCTGCCGCGATCGCAGACGCCGGGATCGACCCGGCCGCCGTCGTCGGGATTGCCACCGACTTCACTGCCTGCACCATGGTTCCTGTCATTGCGGACGGCACCCCGCTCAACGAGGTGCCGGGCTTCGCCAACCGGCCGCACGCCTATGTGAAGCTGTGGCGCCACCACGCGGCCCAGCCGCAGGCCGACCGCATCAACGAACTCGCCACGGAACGAGGCGAATCCTGGCTGCCGCGCTACGGCGGGCTCATCTCCTCGGAATGGGAATTCGCCAAGGGACTGCAACTGCTGGAAGAGGACCCCGAAGCCTATGCACACATGGACCGCTGGGTGGAAGCCGCCGACTGGATTGTCTGGCAGCTGTGCGGCAACTACGTCCGCAACGCCTGCACCGCCGGGTACAAGGGCATCTACCAGGACGGCCGCTACCCCTCGGAGGAGTTCCTCGCCGCGCTGAATCCGGAGTTCAAGGACTTCGTCAGCAGCAAGCTGGACCACGCCATCGGCCGGCTGGGCGACGCCGCCGGCTACCTCACGGCAGAGGCCGCCGCCTGGACCGGGCTGCCGGAGGGAATCGCCGTCGCGGTTGGCAACGTGGACGCCCACGTCTCGGCGCCCGCAGCCAAGGCCGTGGAACCGGGCCAGCTGGTGGCCATCATGGGCACCTCCACCTGCCACGTCATGAACGGCGACGAACTCCGCGAAGTCCCCGGCATGTGCGGCGTGGTGGACGGCGGCATCGTGGACGGGCTCTGGGGCTACGAGGCCGGGCAGTCCGGCGTGGGCGACATCTTCGGCTGGTTCACCAGGAACGGCGTGCCCCCGGAATACCACCAGGCCGCCGCTGCCGCCGGGCTGGGCATCCACGAATACCTCACCGAGCTCGCCTCCCGCCAGGCCATCGGCCAGCACGGCCTGATCGCGCTCGACTGGCACTCGGGCAACCGCTCGGTGCTGGTGGACCACGAACTCTCCGGCGTGGTGGTGGGCCAGACCCTCGCCACGAAGCCTGAAGACACCTACCGTGCCCTGCTCGAAGCAACCGCCTTCGGCACCCGCACCATCGTGGACGCCTTCCGCGATTCCGGCGTGCCGGTGAAGGAGTTCATCGTGGCCGGCGGCCTCCTGAAGAACAAGCTCCTGATGCAGATCTACGCGGACGTGACCGGCCTCCGGCTCTCCACCATCGGCTCCACCCAGGGACCCGCCCTGGGCTCGGCCATCCACGCAGCGGTCGCGGCCGGAAAGTTCGCCGACATCCGGGAAGCCGCGGCAGCGATGGGCGCCGCCCCCGGTGAGGTGTACACGCCCATCCCGGAAAACGTCGCAGCCTACGAGGAACTGTTCCAGGAATACCGCACCCTGCATGACTACTTCGGCCGCGGGGCCAACGAGGTCATGCACCGGCTGAAGGCCATCCAGCGGAACAGCGTCCGTCCCCTTGTTGCCGCCGGGGCCCTGGCATGAGCACGCTGCTGGAAACTATCGCCCGGATCCGCGCCGAGGTCTGCGGACTGCACGCCGAGCTGACGCGCTACGAACTGGTGGTCTGGACTGCCGGGAACGTCTCCGCCCGCGTCCCCGGCCATGACCTCATGGTCATCAAGCCCTCGGGCGTCTCCTATGCGGACCTGACGCCGGAGTCCATGGTGGTCACGGACCTGTACGGGGTGCCTGTCAGTGGTACCAACATCGGAAGCGGCGGCACGGTGGAGTGGGGCAACCCGGGGCTGTCGCCGTCGTCGGACACCGCCGCCCATGCGTACGTGTACCGGAACATGCCCGACGTCGGGGGAGTGGTCCACACGCACTCCACCTATGCCACGGCCTGGGCTGCGCGGGGCGAGCCGATCCCGTGCGTGCTCACCATGATGGGCGACGAGTTCGGCGGCACCATCCCGGTGGGCCCCTTCGCACTGATCGGCGACGACTCGATCGGGCAGGGCATCGTGGAGACACTGAAGAACTCCAGTTCGCCCGCGGTCCTCATGCAGAACCACGGCCCCTTCACCATCGGCAAGGACGCGAAGTCGGCGGTCAAGGCCGCCGTGATGTGCGAGGAAGTCGCACGCACCGTCCATATTTCGCGCCAGCTGGGCGAGCCGCTGCCCATTGACCAGGCCAAGATCGCATCCCTCTACGAGCGGTACCAGAACGTCTACGGGCGCTGACGCCCCGAACAACCCTCCCGGCCCACGAACCCCCAAACTTTTCAGGAGCACACCATGCCCAACGCCAACAACACCTCCCTGCAGCAGTACGAGGTCTGGTTCCTCACCGGCAGCCAGCACCTCTACGGCGAGGACGTCCTCAAGCAGGTGGCGGCGCAGTCGCAGGAGATCGCCGCCGTCCTCAACGCTGCCTCGGATGTGCCGGTCAAGCTCGTCTGGAAGCCCGTGCTGACGGACTCGGACGCCATCCGCCGCACCGCGCTGGAGGCCAACTCGGACGATGCCGTGATCGGCGTGACCGCCTGGATGCACACGTTCAGCCCCGCGAAGATGTGGATCCAGGGCCTGGACCTGCTGCGCAAGCCGCTGCTGCACCTGCACACCCAGGCCAACCGGGACCTGCCGTGGGCGGACATCGATTTCGACTTCATGAACCTCAACCAGGCAGCCCACGGCGACCGCGAGTTCGGGTACATCCAGTCGCGTCTCGGCGTGCCGCGGAAGACCGTCGTCGGGCATGTCAGCAACCCCGAGGTCGCCCGCCAGGTGGGCGCCTGGCAGCGCGCCGCCGCCGGCTGGGCCGCCGTCCGCACCCTCAAACTGACCCGCTTCGGCGACAACATGCGCAACGTGGCCGTCACCGAAGGCGACAAGACCGAAGCCGAGCTGCGCTTCGGCGTCTCGGTCAACACCTGGTCCGTGAACGAGCTCGCCGACGCCGTGCACGGCGCCGCGGAGTCCGACGTCGACGCCCTGGTGGCAGAGTACGAGCGCCTTTACGAGGTGGTTCCTGAGCTGCAAAAGGGCGGTGCCCGCCACGAGTCGCTGCGCTACAGCGCCCGCATCGAACTGGGCCTGCGTAGCTTCCTTGAAGCGAACGGTTCGGCCGCGTTCACCACATCGTTCGAGGACCTGGGCGAGCTGCGCCAGCTCCCGGGCATGGCCGTCCAGCGGCTCATGGCCGACGGCTACGGCTTCGGCGCCGAGGGCGACTGGAAGACCGCCATCCTGGTCCGCGCGGCCAAGGTCATGGGCGCCGGCCTGCCCGGCGGCGCCTCCCTCATGGAGGACTACACCTACCACCTGGAGCCCGGCTCGGAGAAGATCCTGGGCGCCCACATGCTCGAGGTCTGCCCGTCCCTGACCGCGAAGAAGCCTCGCGTGGAGGTCCACCCGCTGGGCATCGGCGGCAAGGAAGACCCCGTCCGCATGGTCTTCGACACCGACGCCGGACCCGGCGTGGTCGTGGCGCTCTCAGACATGCGCGACCGCTTCCGCCTGGTCGCGAATGCCGTGGACGTGGTGGACCTCGACCAGCCGCTGCCCAACCTCCCCGTCGCCCGGGCCCTCTGGTCACCCAAGCCCGACTTCGCCACCTCGGCCGCCGCGTGGCTCACCGCCGGCGCCGCCCACCACACGGTATTGTCCACGCAGGTGGGCCTGGACGTGTTCGAGGACTTCGCCGAAATCGCCAAGACAGAACTCCTCACCATCGACGAAGGCACCACCATCAAACAGTTCAAGAAGGAACTCAACTGGAACGCCGCCTACTACAAGCTGGCCGGCGGCCTGTGAGCACAGAATTCACGCTGAGCGCGGGCGGTTACACCGCCGTTGTCACCGCCCGCGCCGCCGCCCTGCGTGTCCTTCAGTTCGAGGGCCGCGACCTGGTGGTTCCCTTCGCCGCTGGCGGGCCCATCCCCGACTACCGGGGCATCATCGCCGCACCCTGGCCCAACCGGATCGCGGACGGCGCCTACCGTTTCGACGGCGAGATGCACCATCTCCCGGTCAACGAGCCGGAGCGCGGCACATCGCTGCACGGGCTCGCTTTCCCGCTGGACTGGTCGCCCAAGGAGCACGACGCCGCTTCGCTCACCTTGACGTGCGCGGTGGGCCCTTCTGCGGGCTACCCCTTTGAGCTGGAGCTGCGGGCGCATTACGTCCTGGACGACGCCGGGCTGCACTGCTCCGTCACGGCGGAGAACACCGGTGCCGCTACAGCCCCCTACGGCGTCTGCCCGCACCCCTACCTGGTGGCCGGCCTCTCTCCGCTGGACGAGTGGGTCCTTGAGCTCCCCGCCGCTTCCTTCCTGGAGGTCACCCCGGACAGGCTCCTGCCGCTGGGCACGGTGCCGGTGGACGGCCACGCCTTCGACTTCCGGGCGCCCCGGGCGATCGGCGCTACCGAAATCGACCACGCCTTCACGGACCTGGCGTTCGACGACGGGCTGGCGCGCCTGTCGCTGCGCGACCCGGCGGGCACCGGCGTCGGGATGTCCTGGGACCGGAACTGCCCCTGGCTGCAGATCCACACGGCCGACAAGCAGCCGCCCGTCCCCGGCAGACTGGGCCTGGCCGTGGAGCCCATGACATGCCCGCCAGATGCCTTCAACAGCGGCAGGGACCTGGTCCGCCTGGAGCCCGGTGCCACGCACCGGGCGGCCTGGAGCATCTTCGCCGCGTGAGCAAACACACCGCGCCACGTCCTCCCGTCATGGAAGACGTGGCGCGCCTTGCCGGGGTATCCCACCAGACCGTTTCCCGGGTGCTGAACATGCATCCGAACGTCAGCGCCCAGACCCGCCAACGCGTGGAACTGGCCATCGCCGAGCTGGGGTACCGGCGCAACACCGCCGCCCGCAGCCTTGTCACCCGGCGCTCCCAGACCATCGGAGTGCTGGGCGCCGGCATGGCCCACTACGGCCCCGCCAACACTTTGCTGGGCATCCAGCAGGCAGCCCGCGACGAAGGCTATTCCGTCAGTATGGCCAGCCTGAGCCAGGTGACTCCGGCCGGCATCCACGACGCCCTGGAGCGCTTCCTGCTGCAGTCCGTGGACGGGATCGTGGTGATCGTCCCGCACGAGGCCATGGCGACGGCGTTGCGGACCATCGACGTGTCCGTTCCGTTGGTTGCCGTGGGAATCGGGGCGGATGACCGCCTGACAGTCGCAGCCGTGGACCAGCGCGCCGGCGCCGTCCTCGCTGTGCAGCATCTGCTGGACCTCGGCCACACCTCCATTGCCCACGTTTCCGGGACGCTCGACTGGCTTGACGCAGCCGCCCGGGCCGAAGGCTGGCGCCACACTCTGGAGGGGGCCGGGCTGCAGGACGCCGTCCTGATCCGGGGAGACTGGAGCGCCGAAAGCGGCTACCGGGCCGGACTGGAACTGGCAGCCACGGGCCATGTCACCGCCCTGTTCGCGGCGAACGACCAGATGGCACTCGGAGCATTGCGCGCGTTCAGCGAGCTGGGCCTGCGCGTCCCGGAGGACATCAGCGTGGTGGGTTTTGACGACCAGGCCGAGGCCGGGTATTTCGTCCCGCCACTGACCACTGTGAACCAGGGGTTCACCGAACTCGGCACACGCTGCATCCGGATGCTCCTGAGCGACATGGCCCACGGCCGCTCGGGCGCGGCCTCGGTCCTCAACCCACAGCTCATGGTCCGGGATTCGACGGCGCCGCCTCGGCGCTGACTGACGTCCGCTGACTGACGTCCGCTGACTGACGTCCGCTGACTGACGTCCGCTGACTGACGTCCCGCTGCCCGACGGCGGACGGCAGGCAGAACGTCCCGGCGTCGGGCACTTTTCCTTAACAGCAGAGTCCCTCCCACAGTTCTGAACTGCGGGAGGGACTCTGTCGTTAGGGGCTGGCCCGGTTAAGGTTCCGGCGTTCAGGTGCCCGGAGAGCCTGCCCTTACGTGTTCAGCGGACTCAGCCTGAGCCGGGGCCGGTGCGGGCGCCTGGTCCTTGGCCCGTGGTGAGGACTTGAAGCTGAAGAGCTTGGCGAAGACGGATTCGCCGCCGCTGCGGTTCTTGTTGAAGATGTCGAAGGCCACGGCGAGCAGGAGCACCAGGCCCTTGATCAGCTGCTGGTAGTCGGTTCCGAGGCCCAGGATGGACATGCCGTTGTTCAGGACGCCCATGATGAGGCCGCCGATCATGGCACCGGCCACCGTGCCGATGCCGCCCTGGACGGCGGCCCCGCCAATGAAGGCGGCGGCGATGGAATCGAGTTCGAAGCCGGTGCCGCCGGCCGGCTGGGCGGAATTGAGCCGGGCGGCGAAGATCAGGCCGGCCAGCGCAGCGAGGACGCCCATGTTGACGAACAGGCGGAAGGTCACCGCCTTGGTCTTGATCCCGGAGAGCTCGGCGGCGTGGAGGTTCCCGCCGATGGCGTACGTGTGCCGGCCGAAGACGCTGTTGTTCATCAGGGCGGAGTACCCGATGACCAGGGCTGCGAGGACGATCAGCACGATCGGGGTGCCGCGGTAGCTGGCCAGGAGGAAGGTGATGGCGAGCATCAGCAGGGCAATGAACGCGGTCTTCGTGGCGAACCAGGCCAGGGGCTCGTTTTCCAGCTTGAACTTGCTGCGGACGCGGCGTTCCTTGATGGCCTGGAACAGCAGGGCCGCGGTGCCGCCGACGCCAAGGATGACGGTGAGCCACTCGAGCACCGAGGTGCCGCCCGCGATGTCCGGGAGGAAGCCCCCGCCGAGCGCGCGGAGCTCCTCCGGGAACGGGGTGATCTGCTGGTTCTTGAGGGTGATCAGGGTCAGGCCGCGGAAGATGAGCATGCCGGCGAGGGTGACGATGAACGCCGGGATGCCGACGTACGCGATCCAGTACCCCTGCCAGGCGCCCACCAGGGCACCCACCAGGAGGCACGCCGGAATGGCGGCCCACCAGGGCCAGCCCCAGTGCACGATCATCACGCCGGCCACGGCACCGACGAATCCTGCGATGGAGCCCACGGACAGGTCGATGTGGCCTGCGATGATCACCATGACCATGCCGATGGCCAGGATGAGGATGTAGCTGTTTTGGACCACCAGGTTGGTGACGTTCTGCGGCTGGAGCAGGATTCCGTCCGTCAGGATCTGGAACAGCAGCACGATCAGGATCAGGGCGACGAAGATGCCGACCTGGCGGAGGCGGCTTGCCAGGAAGCCTAGAGATTCTCGTAAGGCGGACATGGTTCGTTATTCCTTCTCTTGGGTCATGTAGTGCATGAGGGATTCCTGGGAGGCCTCGGCGATGGGGAGTTCACCCGTGACGTGGCCGGCGGACAGGGTGTAGATCCGGTCGCAAATGCCCAGGAGCTCGGGGAGCTCCGAGGAGATGACGATGACGGCTTTTCCCTGGGCGGCGAGCCCGGCGATGATCGTGTAGATCTCGTACTTGGCCCCGACGTCGATGCCGCGCGTGGGTTCGTCAAGGATCAGCACATCGGGGTCCGAAAACATCCATTTGCTGAGGACCACTTTTTGCTGGTTGCCGCCGGAGAGTTTTCCGGTGATGGCGCCCACCGACGGTGCCTTGATGTTCATGCTGGTCCGGTAGCCGTTGGCCACCGTGGCCTCCCGGTTCTTGTCCACCCAGCCGCGCTTGGCGAGCTTGGGGAGGGCCGCCATGGAAATGTTGCGTTGGATGTCCTCGATGAGGTTCAGGCCGTAGTGTTTGCGGTCCTCGGTGGCATAGGCGATGCCGTGGCGGATGGCGTCCGGGACAGTGGAGGTGTTGATTTCTTTGCCGTGCTTGAACACTTTCCCGGACACGGCCCGGCCGTAGCTGCGGCCGAAGACGCTCATGGCCAATTCCGTGCGGCCGGCCCCCATGAGGCCGGCGAGTCCCACCACTTCGCCCTTGCGGACGCTCAGGCTGGCGTTGTGCACCACCGTGCGGCTGTGGTCCTGCGGATGCTGGACCGTCCAGTCCTCTATCCGGAGGACTTCCTGGCCGATCTGCGGATCACGCTCGGGGTAGAGGCTGTCCAGGTCCCGGCCGACCATGCCGCGGATGATCCGTTCCTGGGTGATCTGGCCCTGGTCCACGCGCAGGGTCTCGATGGACTTGCCGTCCCGGATGATGGTGACGGCGTCGGCCACCTTGCGGATTTCGTTGAGTTTGTGGCTGATGATGATGCTGGTGACGCCCTGCCCCTTCAGGTGCAGGATGAGATCCAGGAGGTGGCCGGAATCCTCGTCGTTCAGGGCCGCGGTGGGCTCGTCCAGGATCAGCAGCTTCACCTGCTTGGACAGCGCCTTGGCAATTTCGACGAGCTGCTGCTTGCCCACGCTGATGTGCTGGATGGGGGTGGCGGGGTTTTCGCTCAGGCCTACCCGGGCCAGCAGCTTGCTGGCTTCCAGATTGGTCTTCCGCCAGTCCACCCAACCGCGCGAGGCCAGTTCGTTTCCCAGGAAGATGTTCTCCGCGATGGACAGGTACGGGCTCAGGGCCAGTTCCTGGTGGATGATGACGATCCCACGCTTTTCGCTGTCGCTGATGGACCCGAAGCCGCATGGTTCATTCTCGAAGAGGATTTCCCCATCGAAAGTGTTGTGCGCGTAGACGCCGGAGAGCACCTTCATCAGGGTGGATTTGCCTGCCCCGTTTTCGCCGCAGATCGCGTGGACTTCGCCGCGGTTCACGTCCAGGGTGACGTCCTGGAGGGCTTTGACGCCGGGGAAGGTCTTGGTGATTCCCCGCATCTGGAGGATGGGTACGTTCATGGTCAATTCCCATTGATTGGTTCGATAGGCAGGGGCCCTGCGATTGCAGGGCCCCTGTGTGCTCAAGCCGCCGCTGCTACTTGATATCGGCGTCCGTGTAGTAACCGGAGTCGATGAGTTCCTGCTTGTAGTTGCCCTTCGTGATGATGACGGACTTCAGCAGGTAGGCCGGGACCACCTTGACCTTGTTGTTGTAGGTCTTGGAGTCATTGACTTCCGGCTGAGTGCCCTTGAGCACGGCGTCCACCATCTTCACGGCCTGCTCGCCAAGCTTGCGCGTGTCCTTGAAGATGGTTGAGTACTGCTCGCCGCCCACGATCGACTTCACGGAACCCTTTTCGGCGTCCTGGCCGGTGATCACCGGAAGGCTGCCCTTGGAGTAGCCGCCGGTGCTGGTGAGCGCGGAGATGATGCCGATCGACAGTCCGTCATAGGGCGACAGCACGCCGTCGAGCTTCTTGCCCGGGCCGTAGGCCGCGGTGAGGATGTCTTCCATCCTCTTCTGTGCGGTTGCCGCCTGCCAGCGCAGGATGGCGGCCTGCTCGAACTTCGTCTGTCCGCTGGGTACCTTGAGGGTTCCGGCGTCCAGGTACGGCTTCAGGGTGTCCATGGCGCCGGTCCAGAAGAAGTTCGCGTTATTGTCATCCGGGCTGCCCGCGAACAGCTCCACATTGAACGGGCCCTTGCCCTCGATCTTCTTGCCGGAAGCATCCACCAAGCCCAGACCGGTCAGCAGCGAGGTCGCCTGCTGGACGCCCACCTGGTAGTTGTCGAAGGTGGTGTAGTAGTCCACGTCCGGGGTGCCGTTGATCAACCGGTCGTAGGCGATGACCTTGACGTTCTGTTCCTTGGCCTTCGCCAGGACGCTCGTCAGCGTGGTGCCGTCGATCGCGGCGATGATCAGGGACTTGGCGCCCTTGGTCAGCATGTTCTCGATCTGCGAGACCTGGGTGGGAATGTCATCGTTGGCATACTGGAGGTCGGTCTTGTAGCCGAGCTTGGCCAGGGAATCCGAGACGTTCTTGCCGTCCGCGATCCACCGCTCGGAGGTCTGTGTGGGCATGGAGATGCCCACCAGCGCACCGGCGGTGTCCGTGCTGGTGTTCGCGGCGGCGCCGGTCCGGCTGCCGCAGCCGGTGGCCCCTACTGTAACGGCCAGGACGACGGCGACGGCGCCCAGGAGTTTCTTGATTCTCACGTTGCTTCTCCTTTCGTGGCCTGTGGGCCACGAATCGGTGCTTGAGCGGAAAGCCAGATGCTTTCCGCCGGGGACTCCGGCAGCGCCAACATCTCTGTTAGCGCTAACAACCACGGAAATAGTATCCCTGGACGGCCTGTGAATCAAATCACATTTTGATCAAGGCCGCCATTTTGCATGCTGGATTACGGGCGCAGGAAGAACGTGGCTGCCGGCTTGTCCTGCTTGCCCACCTTGCCCAGTGCGAGAACGCCCTGTTGGAGGAGCAGGTAGGAGCCCGGGTAGTCGAGCGATTCAAAGGAGGCGCCAGCGGCGTCCGAAAGGCCGCTCCGTAGCACGAAGCCCGACGACGAGCCTTCCGTGGATGAGATGGTGACCGCTGGGCCCTGCACTCGGAGGTAGCGCCCCTTGGTCAGCACCGGTTCGATGATGACCGAGTTTTTCCTGCCGTAGCCGGGGGCCAGGCGGAACTGCGAGGCTCCCGTTGAGGGGGAGGCGGCGGCAGCGATGGCCGTGCCGTCGTGGGCCAGGAAGGTGCCCGGGGCGGAGGCAGGTTCAAGGCGGACCGGCAGCTC contains:
- a CDS encoding LacI family DNA-binding transcriptional regulator, which gives rise to MTKSNARLPRLEDVAERAGVSHQTVSRVINNHPNVSKATRERVEAAIAELGYRRNTAARSLVTRRSQTIGVLGSELSQYGPANTLLGVEQAARDAGYFVSIAALKTVSREAIFDAIGHFMDQSVDGIVVIVPHSETLLALAELQPGVPVVAVGSLGSGTVSGAMVDQRRGAELAVAHLIEQGHRRIGHVAGPQDWIDAVARAEAWSAALRSAGLDDSLMVEGDWSAGSGYEIGRRLAAERSATAIFVGNDQMSLGLLRAFNEAGVRVPEDVSVVGFDDQPESGYFTPPLTTVRQDFEELGRRCMDLMLGAIGNGGDVSTTVVEPELVIRRSTAAPA
- the araB gene encoding ribulokinase translates to MDVAADGSENYVIGVDYGTLSGRAVVVRVRDGKELGSGVFDYPHAVVTEALPSGLAGVAEADAVRLPGEWALQVPNDYRDVLRHAVPAAIADAGIDPAAVVGIATDFTACTMVPVIADGTPLNEVPGFANRPHAYVKLWRHHAAQPQADRINELATERGESWLPRYGGLISSEWEFAKGLQLLEEDPEAYAHMDRWVEAADWIVWQLCGNYVRNACTAGYKGIYQDGRYPSEEFLAALNPEFKDFVSSKLDHAIGRLGDAAGYLTAEAAAWTGLPEGIAVAVGNVDAHVSAPAAKAVEPGQLVAIMGTSTCHVMNGDELREVPGMCGVVDGGIVDGLWGYEAGQSGVGDIFGWFTRNGVPPEYHQAAAAAGLGIHEYLTELASRQAIGQHGLIALDWHSGNRSVLVDHELSGVVVGQTLATKPEDTYRALLEATAFGTRTIVDAFRDSGVPVKEFIVAGGLLKNKLLMQIYADVTGLRLSTIGSTQGPALGSAIHAAVAAGKFADIREAAAAMGAAPGEVYTPIPENVAAYEELFQEYRTLHDYFGRGANEVMHRLKAIQRNSVRPLVAAGALA
- a CDS encoding L-ribulose-5-phosphate 4-epimerase — its product is MSTLLETIARIRAEVCGLHAELTRYELVVWTAGNVSARVPGHDLMVIKPSGVSYADLTPESMVVTDLYGVPVSGTNIGSGGTVEWGNPGLSPSSDTAAHAYVYRNMPDVGGVVHTHSTYATAWAARGEPIPCVLTMMGDEFGGTIPVGPFALIGDDSIGQGIVETLKNSSSPAVLMQNHGPFTIGKDAKSAVKAAVMCEEVARTVHISRQLGEPLPIDQAKIASLYERYQNVYGR
- the araA gene encoding L-arabinose isomerase, translating into MPNANNTSLQQYEVWFLTGSQHLYGEDVLKQVAAQSQEIAAVLNAASDVPVKLVWKPVLTDSDAIRRTALEANSDDAVIGVTAWMHTFSPAKMWIQGLDLLRKPLLHLHTQANRDLPWADIDFDFMNLNQAAHGDREFGYIQSRLGVPRKTVVGHVSNPEVARQVGAWQRAAAGWAAVRTLKLTRFGDNMRNVAVTEGDKTEAELRFGVSVNTWSVNELADAVHGAAESDVDALVAEYERLYEVVPELQKGGARHESLRYSARIELGLRSFLEANGSAAFTTSFEDLGELRQLPGMAVQRLMADGYGFGAEGDWKTAILVRAAKVMGAGLPGGASLMEDYTYHLEPGSEKILGAHMLEVCPSLTAKKPRVEVHPLGIGGKEDPVRMVFDTDAGPGVVVALSDMRDRFRLVANAVDVVDLDQPLPNLPVARALWSPKPDFATSAAAWLTAGAAHHTVLSTQVGLDVFEDFAEIAKTELLTIDEGTTIKQFKKELNWNAAYYKLAGGL
- a CDS encoding aldose 1-epimerase family protein — its product is MSTEFTLSAGGYTAVVTARAAALRVLQFEGRDLVVPFAAGGPIPDYRGIIAAPWPNRIADGAYRFDGEMHHLPVNEPERGTSLHGLAFPLDWSPKEHDAASLTLTCAVGPSAGYPFELELRAHYVLDDAGLHCSVTAENTGAATAPYGVCPHPYLVAGLSPLDEWVLELPAASFLEVTPDRLLPLGTVPVDGHAFDFRAPRAIGATEIDHAFTDLAFDDGLARLSLRDPAGTGVGMSWDRNCPWLQIHTADKQPPVPGRLGLAVEPMTCPPDAFNSGRDLVRLEPGATHRAAWSIFAA
- a CDS encoding LacI family DNA-binding transcriptional regulator, with amino-acid sequence MSKHTAPRPPVMEDVARLAGVSHQTVSRVLNMHPNVSAQTRQRVELAIAELGYRRNTAARSLVTRRSQTIGVLGAGMAHYGPANTLLGIQQAARDEGYSVSMASLSQVTPAGIHDALERFLLQSVDGIVVIVPHEAMATALRTIDVSVPLVAVGIGADDRLTVAAVDQRAGAVLAVQHLLDLGHTSIAHVSGTLDWLDAAARAEGWRHTLEGAGLQDAVLIRGDWSAESGYRAGLELAATGHVTALFAANDQMALGALRAFSELGLRVPEDISVVGFDDQAEAGYFVPPLTTVNQGFTELGTRCIRMLLSDMAHGRSGAASVLNPQLMVRDSTAPPRR
- the mmsB gene encoding multiple monosaccharide ABC transporter permease, whose amino-acid sequence is MSALRESLGFLASRLRQVGIFVALILIVLLFQILTDGILLQPQNVTNLVVQNSYILILAIGMVMVIIAGHIDLSVGSIAGFVGAVAGVMIVHWGWPWWAAIPACLLVGALVGAWQGYWIAYVGIPAFIVTLAGMLIFRGLTLITLKNQQITPFPEELRALGGGFLPDIAGGTSVLEWLTVILGVGGTAALLFQAIKERRVRSKFKLENEPLAWFATKTAFIALLMLAITFLLASYRGTPIVLIVLAALVIGYSALMNNSVFGRHTYAIGGNLHAAELSGIKTKAVTFRLFVNMGVLAALAGLIFAARLNSAQPAGGTGFELDSIAAAFIGGAAVQGGIGTVAGAMIGGLIMGVLNNGMSILGLGTDYQQLIKGLVLLLAVAFDIFNKNRSGGESVFAKLFSFKSSPRAKDQAPAPAPAQAESAEHVRAGSPGT
- the mmsA gene encoding multiple monosaccharide ABC transporter ATP-binding protein encodes the protein MNVPILQMRGITKTFPGVKALQDVTLDVNRGEVHAICGENGAGKSTLMKVLSGVYAHNTFDGEILFENEPCGFGSISDSEKRGIVIIHQELALSPYLSIAENIFLGNELASRGWVDWRKTNLEASKLLARVGLSENPATPIQHISVGKQQLVEIAKALSKQVKLLILDEPTAALNDEDSGHLLDLILHLKGQGVTSIIISHKLNEIRKVADAVTIIRDGKSIETLRVDQGQITQERIIRGMVGRDLDSLYPERDPQIGQEVLRIEDWTVQHPQDHSRTVVHNASLSVRKGEVVGLAGLMGAGRTELAMSVFGRSYGRAVSGKVFKHGKEINTSTVPDAIRHGIAYATEDRKHYGLNLIEDIQRNISMAALPKLAKRGWVDKNREATVANGYRTSMNIKAPSVGAITGKLSGGNQQKVVLSKWMFSDPDVLILDEPTRGIDVGAKYEIYTIIAGLAAQGKAVIVISSELPELLGICDRIYTLSAGHVTGELPIAEASQESLMHYMTQEKE